One region of Vibrio marisflavi CECT 7928 genomic DNA includes:
- the fis gene encoding DNA-binding transcriptional regulator Fis yields MFEQNLTSDALTVTTVTSQDQITQKPLRDSVKASLKNYLAQLNGQEVTELYELVLAEVEQPLLDTIMQYTRGNQTRAATMMGINRGTLRKKLKKYGMN; encoded by the coding sequence ATGTTCGAACAAAATCTGACATCAGACGCTTTAACAGTAACTACTGTCACTTCACAAGACCAAATCACTCAAAAGCCATTGCGTGATTCCGTTAAAGCATCTCTTAAAAACTATCTTGCTCAATTGAATGGCCAAGAAGTCACTGAGTTATATGAGCTAGTTCTAGCTGAAGTAGAGCAACCTCTTCTAGACACTATCATGCAATACACTCGCGGAAACCAAACTCGCGCAGCAACTATGATGGGTATCAACCGTGGTACTCTACGTAAGAAGCTAAAGAAATACGGCATGAACTAA
- the zntR gene encoding Zn(2+)-responsive transcriptional regulator has product MFQIGELAKRCRVSSDTLRFYEKNRLISPAGRSESGYRLYNEENQKQVNFILKAKQLGLSLEEIRELLEIKLEATVRSCAEVKAVTSSKLDVIDQKIEELTKIRVALKKINDACCGHSDDSAAHCSILAALNEPES; this is encoded by the coding sequence ATGTTTCAGATCGGTGAATTAGCAAAAAGATGTCGAGTTAGCTCCGATACTCTCAGGTTCTACGAAAAGAATCGGTTAATTTCGCCTGCTGGGCGCAGTGAATCTGGCTATCGTTTATATAACGAAGAAAACCAAAAGCAGGTGAATTTCATATTGAAGGCTAAGCAGTTGGGCCTCAGTTTGGAAGAAATTCGTGAGTTGCTAGAAATTAAGTTGGAAGCGACAGTAAGAAGCTGTGCAGAAGTGAAGGCTGTTACTTCTAGCAAGCTTGATGTCATTGATCAAAAAATCGAAGAGCTCACCAAAATACGTGTAGCGCTAAAGAAAATTAACGATGCGTGCTGTGGTCATTCAGATGATAGTGCTGCTCATTGCTCTATCTTAGCAGCACTGAACGAGCCTGAAAGCTAA
- a CDS encoding methyl-accepting chemotaxis protein, which yields MDSLALRSFTIQKRLILMIVVLMIVMMIPLGYVINQYESDLMSAKQTKTRHLVETVYSLIDHYHKLQTSGVLPEAEAKEAARKAIEQLRYESKDYFWINDTKPSMIMHPIKPALNGKDLANVKDPTGKKLFVEFVDATRKSGEGFVSYMWPKPGSDVDVEKISFVKLFKPWGWIVGSGVYVDDVDAIVWERVKLVLVALALSLIVAIALAIWISRSISNPCKETLDALNEIASGDGDLTRKLPESGKDELAQIAVSFNMFTQKIRSIVQDMTPVGEGITSSAVDLNDVAQDSSSKANQQQQAVDTVASAMNELHASNQEVANAAQNAATAAQEASDKSSQGSSVIDQATDQIDSLSDLLSQTETNTHKLAQDSEDVGTVLDVIRGIAEQTNLLALNAAIEAARAGEQGRGFAVVADEVRTLATRTQSSTDEIEQIVSSLQGRAKEVTESMAQTQVQSAQTQEQAAMAKEALGSIEEQVNIILSLNEQIAEASSQQTLATDEISQNLTNIADHSVQTTSQAEMIAQASRNMMESGQQLQNNLRMFKV from the coding sequence ATGGACTCTCTAGCTCTTCGCTCGTTTACGATTCAAAAGCGCCTTATTTTAATGATAGTGGTGCTGATGATTGTCATGATGATTCCGCTTGGTTATGTAATTAACCAATACGAATCAGACTTAATGTCAGCCAAGCAAACCAAAACACGCCACCTTGTTGAGACCGTGTATAGCTTGATCGATCATTACCATAAGCTACAAACCAGCGGCGTATTGCCTGAAGCCGAAGCCAAAGAAGCGGCGCGCAAAGCGATTGAGCAGCTTAGGTATGAGTCAAAAGATTATTTTTGGATTAACGATACCAAGCCTTCGATGATTATGCACCCAATCAAACCGGCTCTGAACGGTAAAGATCTAGCTAATGTCAAAGACCCAACAGGTAAAAAACTGTTTGTAGAGTTTGTCGATGCAACTAGAAAAAGCGGTGAAGGCTTTGTCAGTTATATGTGGCCTAAGCCAGGTTCTGATGTCGACGTAGAAAAAATATCTTTTGTTAAGTTGTTTAAACCATGGGGTTGGATTGTTGGTAGTGGCGTGTATGTTGATGACGTCGATGCGATTGTTTGGGAGCGAGTTAAGCTTGTCCTTGTTGCTTTAGCTCTATCATTAATAGTCGCAATCGCTCTCGCCATATGGATAAGCCGCAGTATCAGCAACCCATGTAAAGAGACACTGGATGCGTTGAATGAAATTGCCAGCGGTGATGGAGATCTTACGCGTAAGCTACCAGAATCAGGCAAAGATGAATTAGCGCAGATTGCAGTGTCATTTAACATGTTTACCCAAAAAATTCGCTCCATAGTGCAAGATATGACACCTGTGGGTGAAGGCATTACTTCTTCCGCTGTCGACCTTAACGATGTCGCTCAAGATAGTTCATCTAAAGCTAATCAGCAGCAACAAGCAGTCGATACCGTAGCCTCAGCAATGAATGAGTTACATGCGAGTAACCAAGAGGTTGCCAATGCTGCGCAAAATGCCGCAACCGCAGCTCAAGAAGCCAGTGATAAAAGCTCTCAAGGTTCCAGTGTTATAGACCAAGCAACTGATCAAATAGATTCTCTGTCTGACTTACTTAGCCAAACCGAAACCAATACACACAAATTAGCCCAAGACTCAGAGGATGTCGGCACCGTCTTGGATGTGATTCGTGGTATTGCAGAGCAAACTAACCTGTTGGCACTTAACGCGGCCATTGAGGCTGCGCGCGCGGGTGAACAAGGACGAGGTTTTGCGGTTGTTGCAGATGAAGTTCGTACACTTGCCACACGAACTCAATCAAGTACCGACGAAATTGAGCAGATTGTTTCTAGTTTGCAAGGCAGAGCAAAAGAAGTAACAGAGTCCATGGCACAAACGCAAGTTCAATCAGCGCAAACTCAAGAACAAGCAGCGATGGCGAAAGAAGCGCTAGGTTCGATTGAAGAGCAAGTAAACATCATCTTGTCTCTCAATGAGCAAATCGCTGAAGCAAGCTCGCAACAAACGCTCGCGACAGACGAAATTAGCCAAAACTTGACCAACATCGCCGATCACAGTGTACAGACGACTTCTCAAGCAGAGATGATAGCTCAAGCGAGTAGAAACATGATGGAAAGTGGTCAGCAGCTACAAAACAACTTGAGAATGTTTAAGGTGTAA
- a CDS encoding phospholipase A codes for MKAFNIKSVAMVLGALLSCQVMAETNPPVDTASTPTPVKADQSNQAEKDNSFVSNMLTDIAPDSDSILERKILQEEKISDIPAGISFYQPTYVLPYYYTGSPDQEVYNGQTPDDQEVMNSEFKTQFSFRMPLWKDMLGNPNYSLNAGYTQLMYWQFYAKSQYFRETNYMPEVFFSDHFHKNWRINYGVVHQSNGRGGEYERSWNRVYANLETSGNHWLLSVKPWMLIFKPESSDLHNPDIAHYLGHEKIRYEYEFDNKMTTSVALTNIESGMKRGAVEVDYTIPLLSNMSMMLQYFNGYGQSLIEYNHRTQSVGIGFSLAT; via the coding sequence ATGAAAGCGTTTAATATAAAATCTGTAGCAATGGTATTGGGGGCTCTTTTAAGCTGCCAAGTGATGGCAGAGACAAATCCGCCAGTAGACACGGCCTCTACTCCTACACCGGTCAAAGCTGACCAATCAAACCAAGCTGAGAAGGACAACAGCTTTGTCTCAAATATGTTGACTGATATTGCCCCTGACTCAGACTCGATTCTTGAGAGAAAAATCCTTCAGGAAGAAAAGATAAGTGATATACCAGCCGGTATTAGTTTTTACCAACCGACTTACGTATTGCCTTACTACTACACGGGTAGCCCTGACCAAGAAGTTTATAACGGCCAGACTCCAGATGACCAAGAGGTAATGAACTCCGAGTTCAAGACCCAGTTCAGCTTTAGAATGCCTCTTTGGAAGGATATGCTTGGCAATCCTAACTACAGCCTGAATGCAGGTTACACCCAGTTAATGTATTGGCAATTTTATGCAAAATCCCAGTACTTCCGGGAAACGAACTACATGCCAGAGGTGTTTTTCTCAGATCATTTCCATAAGAACTGGCGTATAAACTATGGTGTTGTGCATCAGTCAAACGGTCGTGGCGGAGAATATGAGCGTAGCTGGAACCGAGTGTATGCAAACTTAGAAACCTCAGGTAACCATTGGCTACTGAGTGTGAAGCCATGGATGCTGATCTTTAAGCCCGAGTCTAGTGACCTACATAACCCGGACATCGCTCATTACTTAGGTCACGAGAAAATTCGTTATGAGTATGAGTTTGATAACAAAATGACGACTTCTGTGGCATTGACTAACATTGAGAGTGGCATGAAACGTGGCGCTGTTGAAGTTGACTATACGATCCCACTACTTAGTAATATGAGCATGATGCTGCAATACTTTAACGGTTATGGACAAAGCCTCATCGAGTACAACCACCGAACCCAGAGTGTAGGTATAGGCTTCTCTTTAGCAACGTAA
- a CDS encoding DUF1481 domain-containing protein yields the protein MKKLILPFLIISSLAGCSSTAGLDKATQYTGGEILGDATSFYWTTETIENPVSGSDYVNDGKSGWYKTYYKWNEGKVQELIRKGETLTDKQGMVPFSVVIRFNADGEAIYQQYRLGGHILPLNENQLVRYLQEAQTVTAVVNQQKTQGTILLQGLWTGKTFKSCDGKVYNKIEFNKTLPKFVVNRLSSVDSYVAFLGKVSGKSVEVDTLLMMADQNQQCIARPSYIKE from the coding sequence ATGAAAAAGCTAATTCTACCTTTTTTAATTATCTCTTCTCTTGCAGGTTGCTCCTCGACAGCTGGTCTAGATAAAGCCACGCAGTATACTGGTGGTGAGATCTTGGGTGATGCAACAAGTTTCTATTGGACGACAGAAACCATTGAAAACCCTGTTTCTGGTTCGGATTACGTCAATGACGGTAAATCTGGATGGTATAAAACTTACTACAAGTGGAATGAAGGGAAGGTACAAGAGTTAATTAGAAAAGGTGAAACGCTCACTGACAAACAAGGCATGGTGCCGTTTAGTGTTGTGATCCGTTTTAATGCGGACGGAGAGGCGATTTACCAACAATACCGTTTAGGTGGACATATACTGCCTCTAAATGAAAACCAGTTGGTTCGCTACTTGCAAGAAGCACAAACAGTGACAGCGGTTGTTAATCAGCAAAAGACTCAAGGTACGATCTTGCTTCAGGGGCTGTGGACTGGAAAAACGTTCAAGTCTTGTGATGGTAAGGTATACAACAAAATTGAGTTTAATAAGACATTGCCAAAGTTTGTGGTAAATCGTCTTTCCTCTGTTGATAGCTACGTTGCTTTTCTCGGCAAGGTTTCCGGCAAGTCAGTAGAAGTTGATACACTGTTGATGATGGCAGACCAGAATCAGCAATGTATTGCTCGGCCAAGCTACATCAAAGAGTAA
- a CDS encoding methyl-accepting chemotaxis protein, with product MNISLREKWIEGLVWLLAAILCMFFYGLGPTAIVVVAGVLSLLVSALKTNKKADSDNTDVDKSADSQIASHIENELTVNAVSTAEVSFAIDQLKVQTSNQVSSVHHIAETSKDITETLTNTATSAQHALDAAKEMHKVGTLGMTQLGAAIEGMQEITVQTTASVEQLDNLDAQVNRIKSVVQVIEDIASQTNLLALNAAIEAARAGEFGRGFAVVADEVRGLAERTSQSTDEVAHIVQEIFNETREVIKTIQELSTKVEKGAVDIESVGEQLKTIASQAQGVEHQVSEITHGIEANEHGLIQIGKSIEKVNLELEGSDAELSKLQKEGEKLMEIAEHVNGVLVEHYNKSIHWPFYKLASDLAAKIGECFERDISAGKISEQALFDRRHEPFGSSNPPKYNTKFDKYCDSLLPPLQEPVVKELDDIVYAIATDDKGYVPTHNDQFCKPLTGDDSIDMLSNRTKRIFGDRVGLRCGEHTKTMLLQTYKRDTGEIMHDISVPIYVKGRHWGGLRMGYKPPKR from the coding sequence ATGAACATATCTCTTCGAGAAAAATGGATTGAAGGGCTAGTTTGGCTTCTTGCTGCTATTTTATGTATGTTTTTTTATGGCTTAGGGCCCACTGCTATAGTGGTTGTAGCAGGTGTACTCTCGCTATTGGTAAGTGCGTTAAAAACGAATAAAAAGGCAGACTCTGACAACACTGACGTAGATAAAAGTGCTGATAGCCAAATAGCTTCACACATAGAGAATGAACTTACAGTTAATGCCGTTAGCACCGCAGAAGTTTCTTTCGCGATTGATCAGCTTAAAGTGCAGACCAGCAACCAAGTTTCTTCTGTCCATCACATAGCTGAAACCTCAAAAGACATTACTGAAACTCTCACAAATACCGCCACCTCTGCTCAACATGCGTTAGATGCAGCAAAAGAAATGCACAAAGTCGGCACACTAGGTATGACGCAGTTAGGCGCTGCCATCGAAGGTATGCAAGAAATTACAGTACAAACGACCGCTTCTGTTGAGCAACTCGACAATTTAGACGCTCAGGTCAATCGCATCAAAAGTGTCGTTCAAGTGATCGAAGATATTGCCTCTCAAACGAACTTACTCGCGTTAAACGCAGCTATTGAAGCGGCAAGAGCTGGCGAGTTTGGCCGTGGGTTTGCGGTTGTAGCTGATGAAGTAAGAGGACTTGCGGAACGTACTTCACAAAGTACCGATGAAGTTGCCCATATCGTGCAAGAGATATTCAACGAAACTCGCGAGGTCATTAAGACGATTCAAGAGCTCTCCACAAAAGTAGAAAAAGGTGCAGTAGATATCGAAAGTGTTGGAGAACAACTAAAAACTATCGCATCTCAGGCTCAAGGTGTTGAGCATCAAGTATCAGAAATTACTCATGGAATAGAAGCCAATGAGCACGGTTTGATTCAGATAGGGAAGTCGATTGAAAAAGTAAACCTTGAGCTCGAAGGCTCTGATGCTGAGCTGTCTAAGCTGCAGAAAGAAGGCGAAAAACTGATGGAGATCGCCGAACATGTAAACGGTGTATTGGTCGAACACTACAACAAAAGCATTCACTGGCCATTCTATAAACTTGCTTCAGATCTTGCTGCGAAGATCGGCGAATGTTTTGAGCGCGATATCTCAGCAGGCAAAATCTCTGAGCAAGCACTGTTTGACCGCAGACATGAACCTTTTGGCAGCTCGAATCCACCCAAATACAACACCAAGTTTGATAAGTACTGTGACTCTCTTCTCCCTCCATTACAAGAGCCTGTAGTAAAAGAATTAGATGACATCGTGTATGCAATTGCAACGGACGACAAAGGCTACGTTCCAACCCATAATGATCAGTTCTGCAAGCCTCTAACCGGCGACGACAGCATAGATATGCTGAGCAATAGAACCAAACGTATTTTTGGGGACCGTGTCGGATTACGCTGTGGTGAACACACTAAAACTATGCTGCTACAAACTTATAAACGCGATACTGGTGAGATCATGCATGACATATCGGTTCCTATATACGTTAAAGGTCGGCATTGGGGTGGTTTGAGGATGGGATATAAGCCACCTAAGCGATAG
- a CDS encoding universal stress protein, translating into MSYKHILVAVDLSEESNYLVKKAVALAESLKAELSLIHIDENYNEHYIGLIDINLKTREYSEEFIAKLAEKTDYPLRNTFVGSGHLCDELCHTIREFNIDILVCGHHQDFVSKFSSSAKKIINRSPVDMLVVPIIKE; encoded by the coding sequence GTGAGTTATAAACATATTTTGGTCGCAGTCGACCTGTCAGAAGAAAGTAACTACTTAGTGAAAAAGGCCGTAGCCCTTGCTGAATCACTAAAAGCAGAACTGTCACTAATCCATATCGATGAAAACTACAACGAACACTATATCGGCCTCATTGATATCAACTTAAAAACTCGTGAATACTCGGAAGAGTTCATAGCTAAACTCGCAGAGAAAACAGACTACCCACTAAGAAACACTTTCGTTGGTAGTGGTCACCTATGCGACGAGCTATGCCACACGATTCGTGAATTCAATATCGATATTCTTGTATGTGGTCACCACCAAGACTTCGTCAGCAAATTCTCTTCTTCAGCGAAGAAAATCATAAATCGCTCACCAGTGGATATGTTGGTTGTGCCGATTATTAAAGAATAA
- the purH gene encoding bifunctional phosphoribosylaminoimidazolecarboxamide formyltransferase/IMP cyclohydrolase, which translates to MNNARPIRRALISVSDKTGIVEFAKALSDRGVDILSTGGTARLLADSGLAVTEVSDYTGFPEMMDGRVKTLHPKVHGGVLGRRGQDDAVMETHGINPIDMVVVNLYPFAETVAKEGCTLEDAVENIDIGGPTMVRSAAKNHKDVTIVVNAHDYDRVVAEMDANEKSLTLETRFDLAIAAFEHTASYDGMIANYFGTMVPSYGENKEGDAESKFPRTFNQQFVKKQDMRYGENSHQDAAFYVEANPEEASVSTARQIQGKALSYNNIADTDAALECVKEFAEPACVIVKHANPCGVALGENILEAYNRAYQTDPTSAFGGIIAFNHELDAETAAAIVERQFVEVIIAPKVSAEAIEVVSAKKNVRLLECGEWSTKTTGFDVKRVNGGLLVQDRDQGMVSLDDLKVVSKRQPTDEELKDALFCWKVAKYVKSNAIVYAKGDMTIGVGAGQMSRVYSAKIAGIKAADENLEVAGSVMASDAFFPFRDGIDAAAEAGIKCVIQPGGSMRDEEVIQAADEHGMAMIFTGMRHFRH; encoded by the coding sequence ATGAATAACGCTCGTCCTATTCGCCGCGCACTCATCAGCGTATCAGACAAAACTGGCATTGTGGAGTTCGCGAAAGCGCTTTCCGACCGTGGCGTCGACATTTTATCGACTGGTGGAACCGCTCGCCTGTTAGCCGACAGTGGCTTAGCAGTGACTGAAGTTTCAGATTATACAGGCTTTCCTGAGATGATGGATGGCCGAGTAAAAACTCTGCATCCTAAAGTACATGGCGGTGTACTTGGTCGCCGCGGTCAAGATGATGCGGTAATGGAAACTCACGGTATCAACCCAATTGATATGGTTGTTGTGAACCTATATCCGTTTGCTGAAACTGTCGCAAAAGAAGGCTGTACTTTAGAAGACGCAGTAGAAAACATCGATATCGGTGGCCCAACTATGGTTCGCTCTGCAGCAAAAAATCATAAAGATGTCACTATCGTTGTTAACGCACACGACTACGACCGTGTTGTTGCTGAGATGGACGCAAACGAGAAGTCTTTAACTCTTGAAACTCGCTTTGATTTAGCAATCGCAGCATTTGAGCACACTGCATCTTACGACGGCATGATTGCCAACTACTTCGGCACTATGGTTCCTTCTTATGGTGAAAATAAAGAAGGTGATGCGGAATCTAAATTCCCACGTACGTTCAACCAACAGTTTGTTAAAAAACAAGACATGCGTTATGGCGAAAACAGCCACCAAGATGCAGCTTTCTACGTAGAAGCAAACCCAGAAGAAGCATCAGTCTCTACTGCTCGTCAAATTCAGGGTAAAGCTCTATCTTATAACAACATCGCAGACACTGACGCGGCACTTGAGTGTGTGAAAGAATTTGCTGAGCCTGCTTGTGTGATCGTTAAACACGCAAACCCTTGTGGTGTTGCTCTAGGTGAAAACATTCTAGAAGCGTACAACCGTGCTTACCAAACCGATCCAACATCAGCCTTTGGCGGTATCATCGCTTTCAACCACGAGCTAGACGCTGAAACAGCAGCTGCTATCGTTGAACGTCAATTTGTTGAAGTTATCATTGCACCTAAAGTATCAGCGGAAGCAATCGAAGTCGTTTCAGCGAAGAAAAATGTTCGTTTGTTGGAGTGTGGTGAATGGTCAACGAAGACAACTGGCTTTGATGTAAAACGCGTTAACGGCGGCCTGCTTGTACAAGATCGCGATCAAGGTATGGTTTCTCTAGACGACTTGAAAGTAGTATCTAAACGTCAACCAACAGATGAAGAATTGAAAGACGCTCTATTCTGCTGGAAAGTGGCGAAGTACGTGAAATCTAACGCTATCGTATACGCAAAAGGCGATATGACTATTGGTGTGGGTGCTGGTCAAATGAGCCGAGTTTACTCTGCTAAAATTGCGGGTATTAAAGCCGCCGACGAGAACCTAGAAGTTGCTGGTAGTGTAATGGCATCTGACGCATTCTTCCCGTTCCGCGATGGCATTGACGCTGCTGCAGAAGCGGGTATCAAATGTGTTATCCAACCCGGCGGCTCAATGCGCGATGAAGAAGTAATTCAAGCTGCAGACGAGCACGGTATGGCGATGATCTTCACTGGTATGCGCCACTTCCGTCACTAA
- the purD gene encoding phosphoribosylamine--glycine ligase, with protein MNVLVIGSGGREHALGWKAAQNPNVETVFVAPGNAGTALEPKLKNVQIDVEDIQGLVKFAQDNSIELTIVGPEAPLVIGVVDAFQKAGLPIFGPTEGAAQLEGSKAFTKDFLARHDIPTAAYANFTEIEPALAYVREQGAPIVVKADGLAAGKGVIVAMTLEEAEDAIKDMLAGNAFGDAGSRVVIEEFLEGEEASFIVMVDGKNVLPMATSQDHKRVGDKDTGPNTGGMGAYSPAPVVTSDVYDRIMQQVIYPTVEGMAKEGHPYTGFLYAGLMIDGEGNPKVIEYNCRFGDPETQPIMMRMQSDLVELCLTAIEGKLDQAESKWDSRASIGIVLAAGGYPASYSKGDVISGLPSQEVAGEKVFHAGTTDKDGQVVTNGGRVLCATALGNSVSEAQAQAYQLAKQIDWDGMFHRNDIGYRAIAREQES; from the coding sequence ATGAATGTTCTTGTAATTGGCTCAGGCGGCCGTGAGCACGCATTAGGCTGGAAAGCAGCACAAAATCCAAATGTAGAAACAGTCTTTGTTGCACCGGGTAATGCTGGTACTGCACTAGAGCCAAAACTTAAAAATGTTCAGATCGACGTTGAAGATATCCAAGGCTTAGTCAAATTTGCTCAAGATAACTCTATCGAGCTGACTATTGTCGGCCCAGAAGCTCCACTTGTTATCGGTGTTGTCGATGCTTTCCAAAAAGCTGGTTTGCCAATCTTTGGCCCCACTGAAGGCGCGGCTCAGCTTGAAGGTTCTAAAGCATTTACCAAAGATTTCTTGGCTCGCCACGATATCCCAACAGCGGCTTACGCAAACTTCACTGAGATTGAGCCTGCGTTGGCTTACGTTCGTGAACAAGGCGCGCCTATTGTAGTAAAAGCTGATGGTCTTGCGGCTGGTAAAGGTGTGATCGTTGCGATGACACTAGAAGAAGCGGAAGATGCAATCAAAGATATGCTTGCTGGCAATGCCTTTGGTGACGCTGGTAGTCGAGTAGTTATCGAAGAATTCCTAGAGGGTGAAGAAGCAAGCTTTATCGTAATGGTAGATGGCAAGAATGTTCTACCAATGGCAACCAGCCAAGATCACAAGCGTGTTGGCGATAAAGACACAGGTCCGAATACTGGTGGTATGGGTGCTTACTCGCCTGCTCCTGTTGTCACTTCTGACGTGTACGATCGAATTATGCAGCAAGTGATCTACCCAACTGTAGAAGGCATGGCGAAAGAAGGCCACCCATACACGGGCTTCTTGTACGCTGGCTTAATGATAGATGGCGAAGGTAACCCTAAAGTCATTGAGTACAACTGCCGCTTTGGCGATCCAGAAACTCAACCAATCATGATGCGCATGCAATCTGATCTTGTTGAACTGTGCCTCACTGCTATCGAAGGCAAGCTTGACCAAGCTGAGTCTAAATGGGATTCACGCGCATCTATCGGCATCGTACTTGCTGCGGGCGGTTATCCTGCATCGTACAGCAAAGGGGATGTAATCTCTGGGCTTCCTAGCCAAGAAGTTGCTGGCGAAAAAGTTTTCCACGCGGGTACTACCGACAAAGATGGACAGGTTGTGACTAACGGAGGTCGCGTTCTTTGCGCTACAGCTCTGGGCAACTCAGTCTCAGAAGCCCAAGCTCAAGCGTACCAGCTTGCGAAACAAATTGATTGGGATGGCATGTTCCATCGCAATGATATCGGCTACCGTGCTATCGCTCGAGAGCAAGAATCATAA
- a CDS encoding VOC family protein, whose translation MMGKLHHVSLTCDSIEPCISFYQRFGFVEEKRYEDQEIIIVLLNNSQSARVELFEFKDSREQSSERQFLELRKKGISHLAIEVVSIEECHSSLSRLQECSSIQQARLGGFRYFFTTDPSGNNVEVLSPTVQEQNQS comes from the coding sequence ATGATGGGAAAATTGCATCACGTTAGTCTCACCTGCGACTCGATAGAGCCTTGCATCAGCTTTTATCAACGTTTTGGCTTCGTTGAAGAGAAACGTTATGAAGACCAAGAGATCATCATTGTGTTACTTAACAACAGTCAAAGTGCGCGAGTCGAGCTGTTTGAATTTAAAGACTCTCGAGAACAGAGTTCTGAGCGTCAGTTCTTAGAACTCCGTAAAAAAGGCATATCACATTTAGCAATAGAAGTGGTCAGCATTGAAGAATGTCACTCTTCGTTAAGTCGCTTGCAGGAGTGCAGCTCTATTCAACAAGCTCGACTGGGAGGTTTTCGCTACTTCTTTACCACCGACCCAAGTGGGAACAATGTAGAAGTCTTATCCCCTACGGTACAAGAGCAAAACCAAAGCTAA
- the hupA gene encoding nucleoid-associated protein HU-alpha has translation MNKTQLIDFIAEKADLSKAQAKSALEATLDGVTEALKEGDQVQLIGFGTFKVNHRAARTGRNPKTGAEIQIAAANVPAFAAGKALKDSVK, from the coding sequence ATGAACAAGACCCAATTAATCGACTTTATTGCTGAAAAAGCGGATCTGTCTAAAGCTCAAGCAAAATCTGCTCTTGAAGCAACTCTTGATGGCGTAACTGAAGCGCTTAAAGAGGGAGACCAGGTTCAACTAATTGGTTTTGGTACATTCAAAGTAAACCACCGCGCAGCCCGTACTGGCCGTAACCCTAAAACAGGTGCAGAAATCCAAATCGCGGCAGCGAATGTTCCAGCATTTGCAGCAGGTAAAGCGCTGAAAGATTCTGTAAAGTAG
- the dusB gene encoding tRNA dihydrouridine synthase DusB has product MRIGNYQLKNNLIVAPMAGVTDRPFRELCLKYGAGMAVSEMMSSNPKLWKTAKSKQRMVHEGESGIRSVQIAGSDPTLMAEAAQFSVENGAQIVDINMGCPAKKVNKKLAGSALLKHPDIIEDILKAVVEAVDVPVTLKTRTGWDTENKNCVQIAKLAQDCGIQALALHGRTKACMYKGEAEYDSIRAVKRAVDIPVIANGDIDSPKKAKQVLEYTGADALMIGRPAQGRPWIFKQIQHYLENGTEMPELPVEEVKGILLGHVDALHNFYGEYLGPRIARKHVGWYLKEHGQASDFRRTFNAIEAAPQQIEALESYFDNVAS; this is encoded by the coding sequence TTGAGAATAGGAAACTATCAACTAAAGAACAATTTGATTGTTGCTCCGATGGCTGGAGTCACCGATAGGCCTTTTCGCGAACTGTGTCTTAAATACGGTGCTGGAATGGCTGTCAGTGAAATGATGTCATCCAACCCTAAACTTTGGAAAACAGCAAAGTCAAAACAACGCATGGTTCATGAAGGTGAATCAGGGATCCGCTCTGTACAAATAGCCGGTTCCGATCCAACCCTCATGGCTGAAGCCGCTCAATTTAGTGTTGAGAATGGTGCCCAAATTGTTGATATCAACATGGGCTGCCCGGCAAAAAAGGTAAATAAAAAACTCGCGGGCTCTGCGCTACTCAAGCACCCAGATATCATCGAAGATATTTTGAAAGCAGTGGTGGAAGCAGTCGATGTCCCTGTGACATTGAAAACCCGTACAGGCTGGGATACAGAGAACAAAAACTGTGTCCAGATAGCTAAATTAGCCCAAGACTGCGGCATTCAAGCTTTGGCTTTACATGGTCGAACAAAAGCTTGCATGTACAAAGGAGAGGCCGAATACGACAGCATCAGAGCGGTCAAACGTGCTGTTGATATCCCAGTGATTGCCAATGGTGATATTGATAGCCCTAAAAAAGCGAAACAGGTACTTGAGTACACTGGCGCTGACGCTTTGATGATCGGTAGACCTGCACAAGGTCGCCCATGGATTTTTAAACAAATCCAACATTATTTGGAAAACGGCACAGAAATGCCTGAACTCCCAGTTGAGGAAGTGAAAGGTATACTGCTCGGCCATGTTGACGCTCTACATAACTTTTATGGGGAGTATTTAGGACCTCGCATCGCGCGCAAGCACGTTGGTTGGTACCTAAAAGAGCATGGGCAAGCAAGTGATTTTCGCCGTACTTTCAACGCTATAGAAGCTGCTCCGCAGCAGATCGAAGCGTTAGAAAGTTATTTTGATAACGTTGCATCATAA